One region of Limnospira fusiformis SAG 85.79 genomic DNA includes:
- a CDS encoding CHAP domain-containing protein translates to MFSVDTDTKEISGLLGTNPNAIARSDGDILESFNAHGLPVTGAVEPVLLPTLVPVEGDRLVMALDISVDQEINPAETDSHTAPSVDSLTGMALANTYEQLQQFANSPEFLSQMSIAFGDDFDVEAAQDLADSLTNGTFEMPPTTVVSAADINGSNGAFAAATNNIYLASEFVAENADNPEAIVSVLLEEIGHYIDSQINISDTPGDEGAIFSGLVQGREFDAGELEALMAVDDTATVMINGEATLIEQSSSRTPLLTQQNANYFRNRPQFYTTGNIFAQSMFGSSLVGGRGHTEGNCTWYAHGRVKELGGSVAALNSMRGNANQWHTQLSNGARIVSDPQPGDIAQWTRNGQNHVAVVERVYQQNGVRRVTLSESHYRNNFDGGGAGTLHRIVDYTANNPDRYIRVPGVLASTPSPLPTQPSTSAFRGTVDGALNIRSGPGTNNSIVGSLSPGHSRTFDAVARGTTHWDAREQRNDNRWFRIQNTNQWVSASFITGNPLFTGAADTTLNIRSGPGTNFSVVGSLSNGSRRTFDATTVGTTHWDTRERKNENRWFRLQNTNQWVSAAFITGDPTY, encoded by the coding sequence ATGTTTTCTGTGGACACAGATACCAAAGAAATCAGCGGATTGCTGGGAACAAATCCCAATGCGATCGCTCGCAGTGATGGGGATATTTTAGAGTCTTTCAATGCCCATGGACTACCAGTAACGGGGGCTGTCGAGCCAGTGCTTCTCCCAACGTTGGTACCAGTTGAGGGCGATCGTCTTGTGATGGCTCTGGATATATCCGTTGACCAAGAAATAAATCCGGCGGAAACGGATTCTCACACCGCGCCGTCGGTAGATTCGTTAACGGGAATGGCCTTAGCCAATACTTACGAACAATTACAGCAATTTGCCAATAGCCCAGAGTTTCTCTCTCAGATGAGCATTGCTTTTGGAGATGATTTTGATGTTGAGGCGGCTCAGGATTTGGCAGATAGTTTGACTAATGGTACTTTTGAGATGCCACCGACTACGGTTGTTTCTGCTGCTGATATCAACGGATCTAACGGAGCTTTTGCGGCAGCAACTAACAATATTTATCTGGCCAGTGAGTTTGTGGCTGAGAATGCTGATAACCCAGAAGCGATCGTCTCAGTGCTGCTGGAGGAAATAGGGCATTATATCGACTCGCAGATTAACATCTCCGATACACCTGGAGATGAGGGTGCGATTTTTTCCGGTCTCGTCCAAGGCCGGGAATTTGATGCCGGGGAACTTGAGGCATTAATGGCAGTAGATGATACCGCCACTGTGATGATCAATGGCGAAGCTACTCTAATAGAGCAGTCATCTTCTCGTACTCCTTTACTGACCCAACAAAATGCAAACTACTTTAGGAATCGTCCTCAGTTCTACACGACTGGTAACATTTTTGCTCAGTCGATGTTTGGTTCTAGTTTAGTTGGTGGTCGTGGTCATACAGAAGGCAACTGTACTTGGTATGCACATGGTCGGGTGAAAGAGTTAGGAGGTAGTGTTGCGGCTTTAAACTCAATGCGGGGTAATGCTAATCAGTGGCATACACAGCTATCTAATGGCGCACGTATCGTTAGCGACCCTCAACCAGGTGATATTGCTCAGTGGACGAGGAATGGGCAAAATCACGTCGCTGTTGTGGAAAGGGTTTACCAGCAAAATGGTGTAAGGCGGGTAACTCTTTCGGAGTCACACTACAGGAATAATTTTGATGGTGGTGGTGCAGGAACTTTACACCGAATAGTTGACTACACGGCAAATAACCCTGATCGCTATATCCGTGTTCCTGGCGTTTTAGCTAGCACTCCGTCTCCACTTCCTACTCAGCCTTCAACGAGTGCATTCCGAGGTACTGTAGATGGGGCGCTCAATATCCGCAGCGGACCGGGGACGAACAACTCGATAGTTGGATCTCTGAGCCCTGGTCACAGTCGTACTTTTGACGCTGTGGCACGAGGCACAACCCATTGGGACGCTCGCGAACAGCGAAATGATAACCGCTGGTTCCGTATTCAAAACACCAATCAGTGGGTTTCCGCTTCTTTCATCACTGGCAATCCACTGTTCACTGGCGCAGCAGATACCACTCTCAATATCCGCAGCGGACCAGGGACAAACTTCTCTGTCGTCGGCTCTCTAAGCAATGGCAGTCGTCGCACTTTTGATGCTACAACTGTAGG
- a CDS encoding NACHT and WD40 repeat domain-containing protein, with amino-acid sequence MTPEEAFEFVNQKYSCDRQGKRISDLQKQIFCWSWQGKKYDDIEILLNFNKVYIRQEAAKLWKILTDLFAKPVTRTNFRLVVEQAIKADRDRCQFAFPQQMREWFEILDYEFDSRYNIQEVIEGNRFFEWIIKIKARRGYDRILVRGVEGEAEISDFNALRQSVENQRTNEGWLVAVRRVSKAARNAAQKSPNKNLFCYTFDELIDQEADFSGYCQWLEQEIQRRGIHHKYVPLACIKEEVDPSTKHKLGVSHYDEDDGWIDGYVNRWIDDTAKKHLSILGEFGTGKTWFIFHYAGQQLNRYLKAKNKGVERPRLPIVILLRDYASAINMESLFSEFFFRQHEIPLRGGYSAFEWLNRQGKLLVMFDGFDEMAAKIDRQRMINNFWELAQTVVSGSKVILTCRTEHFPEAKEGRALLNSELQASVAALTGEPPQFEVLELKKFSNQQIRQALSFEASPATVKKVMNNPQLVDLARRPVMSQLILKALPDIEAGKAIDLARIYLYAVTRKMQHDIQKKRTFTSLADKLYFLCELSWEMLSKNRMSLNYREFPDRIRRLFESQVQQQKDLDHWHYDMMGQTMLIRNEDGDYSPAHRSLLEFFVAYKFAAELGILAPDFVEVAQPQSHVNPQKTAQNYTWSNYFRREVDVNGEVILISPLNMFSTESLAHLRTTFGEMPLTKAVLDLLLPMLRPVTNTDEENLQDICDRLREVVKATRRKTLEKVGYVGGNAITLLLKTDKAALEGCDLSHAVILGADFRGASLQDVSLVKATLTNCLFMESMNIVRALDFTPDGKLLATGDESGQIHIWRVADGSKIATLTGHRLCIKTLKFNEDGQILVSASYDKIVKFWDMANHECFQSILIEPNLLFDSNLSPNMKILAIGSVDGTVQLWDINNGKCLACLPGHTSWINRIVFSNDGQILATTSKDTNIKLWDVANAKCLKTLPDHEEEVWGVAFSYDGQVLASGSADGTIKLWQIADINNTSLAASISAHDSDLRGLAFSPNGKILASGSGDLTTKLWDVSDIHHPQLLNTLQEHTSWIEELAFTPDGKILAMCAADKKVSLWNVENINNIKLNSILGGWCNWIRSVVFSPDGKTLASGSDDYYVRIWDIETGEILANLPGHKERVQAVVFSPDGQTIASASRDFTVRCWSVEHHKCLSTLRAHTNQLYAVAFSYDHQLLVSAGDDRTIKLWDVNPTPKLIKEINPYPCKIFTVAFSPDSQKIAVGGSDNILQVWDIDFQKPPLKFVGHQGEIISVNFSPNGQILATSSNDNTVRLWDVTTQECLAIFPGQQVWTYLISFSPDGQLLASGGENNTVRLWDVTTHECYATFNGHQSWVLAVAFSPDGQTLASSSADETIKLWNVPTRECLKTLRVPRLYERANICGVKGLSNAQKASMKVLGAID; translated from the coding sequence ATGACTCCAGAAGAGGCCTTTGAGTTTGTTAATCAGAAATATTCATGCGATCGCCAAGGCAAACGTATTAGCGACTTGCAAAAACAAATTTTTTGTTGGTCTTGGCAGGGCAAAAAATATGACGACATCGAAATCCTGCTTAATTTTAATAAAGTTTATATCAGACAAGAAGCCGCCAAATTATGGAAAATACTAACCGATTTATTTGCTAAACCAGTAACCCGCACTAATTTTCGGTTAGTCGTGGAACAGGCCATCAAAGCCGATCGCGATCGCTGCCAATTTGCCTTTCCCCAACAGATGCGAGAATGGTTTGAAATTCTGGATTATGAATTTGATTCGCGCTACAATATTCAAGAAGTAATCGAGGGAAATCGATTTTTTGAGTGGATCATCAAAATTAAGGCCCGCCGAGGATACGATCGCATTCTCGTCCGGGGAGTAGAAGGGGAAGCAGAAATTTCCGATTTTAATGCTTTGCGTCAGTCTGTGGAAAACCAACGCACCAACGAGGGATGGTTAGTCGCTGTCCGTCGAGTCAGTAAAGCCGCCAGAAATGCAGCCCAAAAAAGCCCAAATAAAAACTTATTTTGCTACACATTCGACGAACTTATCGACCAAGAAGCAGACTTTAGTGGCTATTGTCAATGGCTAGAGCAGGAAATTCAACGGCGAGGTATCCACCATAAATATGTACCTCTCGCCTGCATAAAAGAGGAAGTTGACCCCTCTACCAAGCATAAATTAGGAGTCAGCCACTACGACGAAGACGATGGCTGGATCGATGGTTATGTTAATAGGTGGATTGACGATACCGCCAAAAAACATCTATCGATTTTGGGTGAGTTTGGCACAGGCAAAACCTGGTTTATTTTTCATTATGCCGGGCAACAATTAAACCGCTACTTAAAAGCCAAAAATAAAGGAGTGGAACGCCCGCGATTGCCCATAGTTATTCTCTTGCGAGATTATGCCAGTGCCATTAATATGGAATCGCTGTTTTCTGAGTTCTTTTTCCGGCAACATGAAATCCCCTTGCGAGGGGGTTATTCTGCCTTTGAATGGCTCAACCGCCAGGGCAAATTGTTGGTCATGTTTGATGGCTTTGACGAGATGGCTGCCAAAATTGACCGACAGCGGATGATTAATAACTTTTGGGAATTGGCTCAAACTGTAGTCTCTGGTTCTAAAGTTATTTTGACTTGTCGCACGGAGCATTTTCCCGAAGCCAAAGAAGGACGTGCTTTGCTGAATTCAGAACTACAGGCTTCCGTGGCAGCATTAACCGGAGAACCGCCACAGTTTGAAGTTCTGGAATTAAAAAAATTTAGTAACCAGCAAATTCGTCAGGCTCTCTCCTTTGAAGCCTCACCCGCCACGGTGAAAAAAGTCATGAATAATCCCCAACTTGTGGATTTGGCTCGCCGTCCGGTCATGAGTCAGTTAATACTGAAAGCCTTGCCGGATATCGAAGCGGGAAAAGCGATCGATTTAGCCAGAATTTATCTCTATGCAGTTACCCGCAAAATGCAGCATGATATACAGAAAAAGCGCACATTTACTTCTCTGGCAGATAAACTTTATTTTCTGTGCGAACTCTCCTGGGAGATGCTATCTAAGAATCGAATGAGTTTGAATTATCGGGAGTTTCCCGATCGCATTCGTCGCTTGTTTGAGTCGCAAGTGCAACAACAAAAGGATTTAGATCACTGGCATTATGATATGATGGGTCAGACTATGTTAATTCGCAATGAAGATGGGGATTATAGTCCGGCTCACCGTTCCTTATTAGAGTTTTTTGTCGCTTATAAGTTTGCTGCTGAATTGGGGATATTGGCTCCCGATTTCGTCGAGGTGGCACAGCCACAGTCCCATGTAAATCCACAGAAAACCGCTCAAAACTACACTTGGTCTAATTATTTTCGCCGCGAAGTTGATGTTAACGGAGAAGTGATTTTGATTTCGCCTCTCAATATGTTTTCTACGGAGTCTTTGGCACATTTGCGAACTACCTTTGGGGAAATGCCTCTCACGAAAGCAGTGCTAGATTTATTATTGCCGATGCTGCGTCCGGTGACCAACACTGATGAGGAAAACTTACAGGATATTTGCGATCGCTTGCGGGAAGTAGTGAAGGCGACACGGCGAAAAACCCTAGAAAAAGTCGGCTATGTTGGCGGGAATGCAATCACCCTGCTTTTGAAAACTGACAAGGCTGCTTTGGAGGGTTGCGATCTCAGTCATGCCGTGATTTTGGGCGCTGATTTTAGGGGTGCTAGTTTGCAGGATGTAAGTTTAGTAAAAGCCACTTTAACTAACTGTCTTTTTATGGAATCTATGAATATAGTTAGAGCATTAGATTTTACTCCTGATGGTAAACTTTTAGCCACAGGTGATGAATCTGGTCAAATTCATATTTGGCGAGTTGCCGATGGCTCAAAAATTGCCACATTGACAGGGCATCGCCTCTGCATCAAAACCCTAAAATTTAATGAAGATGGGCAAATTCTTGTCAGTGCTAGTTATGATAAAATCGTCAAGTTTTGGGATATGGCAAACCATGAATGTTTCCAAAGCATACTGATAGAGCCTAATTTGTTGTTTGATTCTAACCTGAGTCCAAATATGAAAATATTGGCGATTGGGAGTGTAGATGGTACAGTACAGTTGTGGGATATTAATAATGGTAAATGTTTGGCGTGTCTCCCCGGACACACCAGTTGGATTAATCGAATAGTTTTCAGTAATGATGGTCAAATTTTGGCAACCACAAGCAAAGACACAAATATCAAACTTTGGGATGTCGCTAATGCTAAATGCCTGAAAACTTTACCAGACCATGAAGAAGAAGTATGGGGTGTTGCTTTCAGTTATGATGGTCAAGTCTTAGCTAGTGGGAGTGCTGACGGAACCATTAAACTTTGGCAAATTGCTGATATAAATAATACTTCTCTGGCTGCTAGTATCTCCGCACACGATAGCGATCTCAGAGGATTAGCTTTTAGTCCCAATGGCAAAATACTGGCTAGTGGAAGTGGCGATCTCACGACGAAACTGTGGGACGTGAGCGATATTCATCATCCCCAACTCCTCAATACTTTACAAGAACATACTTCTTGGATAGAGGAACTGGCTTTTACACCAGATGGTAAAATATTAGCTATGTGTGCTGCTGATAAAAAGGTGAGTTTGTGGAATGTGGAAAACATTAATAATATCAAGCTCAACAGCATTTTAGGAGGCTGGTGTAATTGGATACGTTCAGTCGTTTTTAGTCCAGATGGTAAGACATTAGCCAGTGGTAGCGATGATTACTATGTCAGGATTTGGGATATAGAAACAGGGGAGATTTTAGCCAATTTACCGGGACATAAAGAACGAGTACAGGCAGTGGTTTTTAGTCCAGATGGTCAAACGATCGCTAGTGCTAGTCGAGATTTTACCGTCAGGTGTTGGAGTGTTGAGCATCATAAATGTTTAAGTACATTGAGGGCACACACAAACCAGTTATATGCGGTTGCTTTTAGTTACGATCATCAATTGTTAGTCAGTGCCGGGGATGACCGAACTATTAAGTTATGGGATGTGAATCCGACCCCCAAGTTAATCAAGGAAATTAACCCTTATCCTTGCAAAATATTTACAGTTGCCTTTAGTCCTGATAGTCAAAAAATCGCGGTGGGTGGGAGTGATAATATTCTGCAAGTGTGGGACATTGATTTCCAAAAACCTCCCCTAAAATTTGTCGGACATCAGGGAGAGATAATCTCAGTTAATTTCAGCCCTAATGGTCAAATATTGGCTACCAGTAGTAATGATAATACGGTGCGTTTATGGGATGTGACGACCCAAGAATGTCTGGCAATTTTTCCAGGTCAACAAGTTTGGACTTACCTGATTTCATTTAGTCCAGACGGTCAACTATTGGCGAGTGGAGGAGAAAACAATACGGTGCGTTTGTGGGATGTGACGACCCATGAATGTTATGCTACTTTTAACGGACATCAAAGTTGGGTGCTGGCAGTAGCTTTTAGCCCCGATGGTCAAACCTTGGCCAGTAGCAGTGCGGACGAGACAATTAAACTTTGGAATGTCCCAACGCGAGAATGTCTCAAAACTTTGAGAGTACCCAGACTTTACGAAAGGGCGAATATCTGCGGGGTAAAAGGTTTGAGCAATGCCCAAAAAGCAAGTATGAAAGTATTGGGGGCGATCGATTAA
- the bioU gene encoding (S)-8-amino-7-oxononanoate synthase BioU, whose protein sequence is MTNHQPNTDLTNNPIPVGVLGFGGLGQAAARVLTPKQEMCWVAAADQKGYIYSPEGLDPDLCIRTYRDRGSVADIEPGGTHSTQSIIDLINHAPLVKGYFLALPNLPNTFMASVAQAFINSGWQGVLVDALKRTSAVEQLLELQEELKAAGITYMTGCGATPGLLTAAAAIAAQSYAEIHSVNITFGVGIANWEAYRATIREDIAHLPGYNVETARAMTDAEVEALLDKTNGLLKLENMEHADDIMLELAGICSRDRVTVGGIVDTRNPKKPLSTNVQVTGRTFEGKISTHTFTLGDETSMAANVCGPAFGYLKAGVKLHQRGIYGLFTAAEVMPQFVR, encoded by the coding sequence ATGACGAATCATCAGCCAAATACTGACTTAACCAATAACCCCATACCTGTGGGAGTCCTAGGGTTTGGTGGTTTAGGACAAGCGGCGGCTAGGGTATTAACCCCTAAACAAGAAATGTGCTGGGTCGCAGCAGCAGATCAAAAGGGCTATATCTATTCCCCGGAAGGACTAGATCCAGACCTGTGCATCAGGACATATCGCGATCGCGGTTCTGTGGCAGACATAGAACCCGGCGGAACCCACAGCACCCAGAGTATTATTGACTTAATTAACCATGCTCCCCTAGTAAAGGGTTACTTTTTGGCGCTGCCTAATTTACCAAATACCTTTATGGCTTCCGTAGCCCAAGCCTTTATTAACTCCGGTTGGCAGGGAGTTCTAGTAGATGCCCTCAAGCGTACCAGCGCGGTGGAACAACTCCTAGAACTTCAGGAGGAGTTAAAAGCGGCTGGCATCACCTATATGACCGGTTGTGGGGCGACTCCGGGTTTACTCACGGCGGCGGCGGCGATCGCTGCCCAAAGTTATGCAGAAATTCACAGCGTTAACATCACCTTTGGGGTAGGTATAGCGAACTGGGAAGCCTACAGAGCTACTATCAGGGAAGATATTGCCCACCTTCCTGGTTATAACGTAGAAACAGCTAGGGCGATGACAGATGCGGAAGTAGAAGCCCTATTAGATAAAACTAATGGTTTGCTGAAACTGGAAAACATGGAACACGCCGACGATATTATGTTGGAATTGGCGGGTATTTGTTCTCGCGATCGCGTTACTGTTGGTGGAATTGTCGATACCCGTAACCCCAAAAAACCCCTGAGTACCAATGTACAAGTCACTGGTCGCACCTTCGAGGGGAAAATCTCCACCCACACCTTTACTCTGGGCGATGAAACTAGCATGGCTGCCAATGTCTGCGGTCCAGCTTTTGGCTATTTAAAAGCCGGGGTCAAATTGCACCAAAGGGGCATTTATGGACTGTTCACCGCCGCCGAAGTTATGCCGCAGTTTGTCCGTTAG
- a CDS encoding reverse transcriptase N-terminal domain-containing protein, which produces MNTVKPMYGWETINWKKVEYHVFKLQKRIYRASERGDVKAVRRLQRLLTNAMDAKILAVRELIQDNGTEKRAGVDGVNRLRNQEKLDLANCLKLGKKTQTRRQVSIPEPGKEEKPAFGILMMMEKAKQGLVKLALEPEWEAKFDRNSYGFRPGRSAQDAIAAIFNGIKEDHKYVLDAHIEKCCEGIYHQKLLAKLNTYPRLRRPIKAWLKSGVMDGKELFPTETDTPQGGLMPLLANIALDGLESLLEDTFKGGVANCQNGKATVVRYADDLVVLDEELAVILTAQETIEAWLGEMGLKLKDSNTRITHTFTEHNGNLGWDFLGYNIRQYPTSKKRSLATGNTEQKIGCQTIIKPSKEAIKRHLQKIDEIIGSHKNSSQEQLINALNPIIRGWSSYYSTVSSKETFGKIDSILFHKLRGWAFFRRNRNQNNTDVISSYWGVNQGIGWKFITPDHKYCLEKHSQTMLKQHVKVKGEKSPFDGDYVYWSERLLNYPGATNAIEV; this is translated from the coding sequence ATGAACACGGTAAAACCGATGTATGGATGGGAGACAATCAACTGGAAAAAAGTTGAATACCATGTCTTCAAGCTCCAAAAGAGAATCTATCGAGCCTCGGAACGTGGCGATGTCAAGGCGGTTCGTCGGTTGCAAAGGTTGTTGACAAATGCCATGGATGCCAAAATCCTGGCGGTGCGAGAACTTATCCAGGACAATGGTACGGAAAAGAGGGCGGGAGTTGATGGGGTAAACAGACTCAGGAATCAGGAGAAGCTAGATTTGGCTAACTGCCTGAAACTGGGAAAGAAAACTCAAACCCGCCGCCAGGTCTCGATACCTGAACCAGGAAAGGAGGAAAAGCCCGCCTTTGGTATCCTAATGATGATGGAAAAAGCCAAACAAGGGCTGGTTAAGCTGGCACTTGAACCGGAATGGGAGGCAAAGTTTGACCGGAATTCCTACGGGTTCCGCCCTGGAAGGTCTGCTCAAGATGCGATCGCAGCAATTTTCAATGGCATTAAGGAAGATCATAAATATGTCCTAGATGCACATATTGAGAAATGCTGTGAGGGAATTTACCATCAGAAACTACTAGCCAAACTAAATACCTACCCTAGACTCAGGCGACCAATTAAAGCCTGGTTGAAATCTGGGGTAATGGACGGAAAGGAATTGTTCCCGACGGAGACTGATACACCCCAAGGGGGATTGATGCCACTATTGGCAAATATCGCCCTTGACGGCTTGGAAAGTCTCCTAGAGGATACATTCAAGGGTGGAGTAGCAAACTGTCAGAATGGAAAAGCCACAGTGGTCAGATATGCCGATGATTTGGTGGTATTGGACGAAGAACTTGCGGTGATTCTGACAGCACAAGAAACTATAGAAGCCTGGTTGGGAGAAATGGGGTTAAAACTCAAAGACAGTAACACCCGCATTACTCACACTTTCACAGAACATAATGGGAATCTAGGCTGGGACTTTCTGGGGTACAATATCCGACAATATCCCACAAGCAAAAAGCGATCGCTCGCGACGGGAAACACGGAGCAGAAAATAGGCTGTCAAACTATCATCAAACCCAGTAAAGAGGCAATAAAACGCCACCTACAGAAAATAGATGAGATCATCGGAAGTCACAAAAACTCAAGTCAAGAACAACTGATCAATGCACTAAACCCAATCATTAGAGGGTGGTCGTCATATTACTCGACTGTGAGTAGTAAGGAAACCTTTGGTAAGATTGACAGTATTTTGTTCCACAAACTGAGAGGATGGGCTTTCTTTAGAAGGAATCGAAATCAGAATAACACGGATGTAATATCGAGTTACTGGGGAGTCAACCAAGGCATCGGATGGAAATTTATCACACCAGATCACAAATACTGTCTGGAAAAACATAGCCAAACCATGCTCAAACAGCACGTCAAAGTCAAAGGGGAAAAAAGCCCGTTTGATGGAGATTACGTTTATTGGAGTGAGCGGCTATTGAACTATCCGGGTGCGACCAATGCTATCGAAGTTTGA
- a CDS encoding response regulator: protein METETPDLESIKRQLMSIRRPKKPKMLVVDDEPDNLDLLYRTFRRDFSVFKAESGVRALEILSQEGEVAVIISDQRMPEMKGTEFLSKTVPQFPNTVRIILTGFTDIEDLVDAINSGQVYKYITKPWDPNELKTVVQRAAETYELLKLRTEQLCRANSQIQLLSDIMGMALKATEIEETLQAIAKAIGEQIEADGVILQVVSSDSLAPTVGAYGIVEDAKGWLADDPIVSEAIATQIAQGEINIPNNSDLAESDRYKSANIQAHLCTPIIDRNQVVAVFSLQWQKPCQLSPDDLYTVKLVAQEMALVLSRLHQST from the coding sequence ATGGAAACGGAAACTCCAGACCTAGAAAGCATTAAGCGCCAGTTAATGAGTATTAGACGACCTAAAAAACCAAAGATGCTGGTGGTAGACGATGAACCAGATAATTTGGATTTGCTATATCGTACCTTTCGGAGAGACTTTAGCGTTTTTAAAGCGGAAAGCGGGGTCCGCGCCCTAGAAATTCTCTCTCAGGAAGGGGAGGTAGCAGTGATCATATCTGATCAACGGATGCCAGAAATGAAAGGGACTGAATTTCTCAGTAAAACTGTACCCCAGTTCCCTAACACGGTGCGGATTATTCTCACGGGTTTTACGGATATTGAAGACTTGGTGGACGCGATTAATTCCGGCCAAGTTTATAAATACATTACTAAACCTTGGGACCCGAATGAGTTAAAAACGGTGGTTCAACGAGCGGCGGAAACCTATGAACTGCTGAAACTGCGGACAGAGCAACTATGCCGAGCCAACAGCCAAATCCAACTCTTGAGCGATATTATGGGAATGGCACTCAAGGCGACGGAGATAGAGGAAACTCTACAGGCGATCGCTAAGGCTATTGGAGAACAGATAGAAGCTGATGGGGTGATTCTGCAAGTGGTTTCCTCAGATAGTTTGGCTCCCACAGTCGGAGCCTATGGTATCGTGGAGGATGCGAAGGGTTGGCTGGCTGATGATCCGATTGTCAGTGAAGCGATCGCTACTCAAATCGCCCAGGGAGAAATAAATATCCCCAATAACTCAGATCTAGCGGAAAGCGATCGCTATAAAAGCGCCAATATCCAAGCTCACCTGTGTACCCCCATTATCGATCGCAATCAAGTGGTCGCAGTGTTCTCCCTGCAATGGCAAAAACCCTGTCAACTGTCCCCAGATGACCTGTATACGGTTAAGTTGGTGGCTCAGGAAATGGCTCTAGTTTTATCTCGCTTACACCAATCAACTTAA
- the ubiE gene encoding bifunctional demethylmenaquinone methyltransferase/2-methoxy-6-polyprenyl-1,4-benzoquinol methylase UbiE translates to MKLDRTEEHIQDLFNRIAPVYDQMNDWLSFGSHRIWKQMAVNWSGARPGHIGLDLCCGTGDLTRLLAIKVGSSGKVVGVDFSRQLLAIAGDRQPPFTLSPAPITWVEADVLDLPFPDHYFDCATMGYGLRNVVDIPRSLKELHRVLKPGGTAAILDFHRPENAFKTFQQWYLDRIVVPVANTFGLEAEYAYLNPSLEKFPTGPQQVALAEAANFSRATHYAIAGGMMGVLVLESGG, encoded by the coding sequence ATGAAGCTAGATAGAACCGAAGAACATATCCAAGACCTGTTTAACCGTATTGCTCCGGTCTATGACCAGATGAACGACTGGCTGAGTTTTGGGAGTCATCGCATTTGGAAACAAATGGCGGTTAACTGGAGTGGCGCTCGTCCCGGTCATATAGGGTTAGATCTATGTTGCGGGACTGGTGACTTAACCAGACTTTTGGCTATCAAAGTCGGTAGCTCAGGAAAAGTTGTTGGGGTGGATTTTTCCCGTCAACTGCTGGCTATTGCTGGCGATCGCCAACCACCCTTTACCCTATCCCCGGCTCCCATTACCTGGGTAGAAGCAGATGTACTGGATCTTCCCTTCCCGGATCATTACTTTGACTGTGCTACCATGGGTTATGGTTTGCGTAATGTGGTAGACATTCCCCGCAGCCTGAAAGAACTCCATCGCGTCCTGAAACCCGGTGGGACGGCGGCGATTTTAGATTTTCACCGTCCCGAAAATGCCTTTAAAACCTTTCAACAATGGTATCTCGATCGCATTGTTGTTCCAGTAGCTAATACTTTCGGACTAGAGGCTGAGTACGCCTACCTTAACCCTAGCCTAGAAAAATTCCCCACGGGTCCCCAACAGGTCGCCCTAGCAGAGGCAGCGAATTTTAGTCGGGCTACTCACTATGCGATCGCAGGGGGTATGATGGGAGTATTGGTTCTCGAATCAGGGGGTTGA